Proteins encoded by one window of Carassius auratus strain Wakin chromosome 8, ASM336829v1, whole genome shotgun sequence:
- the LOC113107144 gene encoding plasma membrane calcium-transporting ATPase 3-like isoform X3 encodes MGDLGNSTVDFHPKKPGMDKGGHEGDFGVTVEELCSLMELRGPEALQKIQENYTDTETLCHRLKTSPADGLSDNPADLEKRRQVFGMNFIPPKKPKTFLQLVWEALQDVTLIILEIAAIISLGLSFYQPPGGDTEACGNVSAGAEEEGEAEAGWIEGAAILLSVLCVVLVTAFNDWSKEKQFRGLQSRIEQEQRFAVVRNGTVIQIPVAEMVVGDIAQIKYGDLLPADGVLIQGNDLKIDESSLTGESDHVRKSIAKDPMLLSGTHVMEGSGKMLVTAVGVNSQTGIIFTLLGAGEVEEEKKDCKKEANSNSSTQFPSVEAKDHNIINGKQDGTLENNQNKAKKQDEAVAMEMQPLKSAEGGEVEEKEKKKSSVAKKEKSVLQGKLTKLAVQIGKAGLVMSAITVIILMLYFVIETFVIQGVVWLTECTPIYVQYFVKFFIIGVTVLVVAVPEGLPLAVTISLAYSVKKMMKDNNLVRHLDACETMGNATAICSDKTGTLTTNRMTVVQIYIGDQLFRNIPRPDQINPKTLELITSAISVNCAYTSKIIAADKEGGLPKQVGNKTECALLGLVLDLKQEYQAVREQIPEEKLYKVYTFNSVRKSMSTVIQMPDGSFRLYSKGASEILLTKCSFVLGRDGEARAFRPRDKDEMVKKVIEPMACEGLRTICIAYREFPADPMPDWDNETDIVSNLICITVVGIEDPVRAEVPEAIRKCQRAGITVRMVTGDNINTARAIAAKCGIIHPGDDFLCMDGKEFNRRIRNEKGEIEQERIDKIWPKLRVLARSSPTDKHTLVKGIIDSTIVEQRQVVAVTGDGTNDGPALKKADVGFAMGIAGTDVAKEASDIILTDDNFSSIVKAVMWGRNVYDSISKFLQFQLTVNVVAVIVAFTGACITQDSPLKAVQMLWVNLIMDTFASLALATEPPTESLLLRKPYGRNNPLISTTMMKNILGHAVYQLIIIFTLLFVGERIFDIDSGRNAPLHSPPSEHYTIIFNTFVLMQLFNEINARKIHGERNVFDGIFSNPIFCSIVLGTFAIQIVIVQFGGKPFSCSPLNVEQWLWCLFVGMGELVWGQVIASVPTHQLKCLKEAGHGSAPDMIMDEDLAEDEEEIDHAERELRRGQILWFRGLNRIQTQIRVVKAFRSSLYDGIERPESRNSIHDFQAHPEFIITDSVHNIPLIDETDVDDESERSNHNHVRVALRHPGPHSQPQRPPRSRYPSRPLRQQSLPVTLNCNNNAAENRVYLGSSVPPCPVSPLHSLETCL; translated from the exons ATGGGGGATCTGGGTAATAGCACAGTAGACTTCCACCCTAAGAAGCCAGGCATGGACAAAGGAGGTCATGAGGGAGATTTCGGGGTGACAGTAGAGGAGCTGTGCTCACTGATGGAGCTCAGGGGACCCGAGGCCCTGCAGAAGATCCAGGAGAACTACACAGACACAGAAACCCTCTGTCACAGACTCAAGACTTCACCTGCAGATG GATTATCGGACAATCCTGCGGACCTGGAGAAACGTCGGCAAGTGTTTGGGATGAACTTCATCCCCCCTAAGAAGCCCAAGACCTTCCTTCAGCTCGTGTGGGAGGCTCTGCAGGATGTTACCCTTATAATCCTGGAAATAGCGGCCATTATTTCCCTCGGACTGTCCTTTTACCAGCCGCCAGGGGGGGACACTGAAG CGTGTGGTAATGTGAGTGCAGGTGCGGAGGAAGAGGGAGAGGCGGAGGCGGGCTGGATCGAGGGTGCAGCTATCCTGCTCTCGGTGCTCTGCGTGGTGCTGGTGACCGCGTTTAATGACTGGAGCAAAGAAAAGCAGTTCCGTGGCCTGCAGAGCCGTATTGAACAGGAGCAGCGCTTCGCTGTGGTGCGGAACGGCACGGTCATTCAGATCCCCGTGGCTGAGATGGTGGTGGGGGATATTGCCCAGATCAAATATG GCGACCTCCTGCCTGCGGATGGTGTTCTCATCCAAGGGAACGACCTCAAGATCGATGAGAGCTCCCTCACTGGAGAGTCTGATCACGTACGCAAATCCATTGCCAAGGATCCCATGCTGCTGTCAG GCACTCATGTAATGGAGGGCTCGGGGAAAATGCTGGTGACTGCTGTTGGTGTCAACTCTCAAACGGGAATCATCTTCACCCTCCTGGGGGCCGGGGAAGTGGAGGAAGAGAAGAAAGACTGCAAGAAAG AGGCCAATAGTAATTCATCCACGCAGTTCCCCAGTGTTGAAGCCAAAGACCACAACATCATAAATG GGAAACAAGACGGGACCCTGGAGAACAAtcaaaataaag CTAAGAAACAGGATGAGGCTGTTGCCATGGAGATGCAGCCTTTGAAGAGTGCAGAAGGTGGGGAAGTggaggagaaagagaagaaaaaatccAGTGTGGCCAAGAAGGAGAAATCAGTTCTTCAGGGCAAGCTCACCAAGCTCGCAGTGCAAATCGGGAAAGCAG GTCTGGTGATGTCCGCCATCACTGTGATTATCCTGATGCTGTACTTCGTGATCGAAACGTTCGTCATTCAGGGGGTGGTCTGGCTGACAGAATGCACGCCTATTTATGTGCAGTACTTTGTCAAATTCTTCATCATCGGAGTTACAGTTCTGGTGGTGGCTGTGCCAGAGGGTTTGCCACTGGCTGTGACCATATCATTGGCCTACTCCGTAAAG AAAATGATGAAGGACAATAACCTGGTGCGTCATTTGGATGCATGTGAGACCATGGGCAATGCCACGGCAATTTGCTCAGATAAAACAGGGACCCTCACCACTAACCGGATGACAGTAGTGCAGATTTATATAGGGGACCAGCTCTTCCGCAACATCCCAAGACCTGACCAGATTAACCCAAAGACACTGGAGCTCATCACCAGTGCTATTTCCGTGAACTGCGCCTACACCTCCAAAATAATA GCTGCAGATAAGGAAGGTGGGCTGCCCAAACAAGTGGGTAATAAGACAGAATGTGCTCTGCTGGGACTCGTGCTGGACCTGAAGCAAGAATACCAAGCTGTGAGGGAGCAGATCCCGGAAGAGAAGCTCTATAAAGTCTACACCTTTAATTCTGTCAGAAAATCCATGAGCACCGTCATTCAAATGCCTGATGGAAGTTTCCGCTTATACAGCAAAGGAGCCTCTGAGATCCTGCTCACAAA GTGCTCATTCGTCTTGGGCCGTGATGGCGAGGCTCGTGCTTTTCGGCCACGGGACAAAGATGAAATGGTGAAGAAGGTGATTGAACCGATGGCATGTGAAGGCCTTCGTACGATTTGCATTGCTTACCGAGAGTTCCCAGCTGACCCCATGCCAGACTGGGACAATGAGACGGACATTGTCTCCAACCTTATCTGCATCACAGTGGTCGGCATTGAAGACCCTGTTCGAGCTGAG GTCCCAGAAGCCATCAGGAAGTGCCAGCGAGCAGGCATCACTGTGCGGATGGTGACGGGTGACAACATCAACACTGCACGTGCCATCGCTGCCAAATGTGGCATCATCCATCCTGGCGACGACTTCCTGTGTATGGACGGGAAGGAGTTCAACAGGCGAATCAGAAATGAGAAAGGAGAG ATTGAGCAAGAGCGCATTGACAAAATTTGGCCCAAGCTCAGAGTTCTTGCTCGTTCCTCCcctacagacaaacacacacttgtcAAAG GTATCATAGACAGCACCATTGTAGAACAAAGGCAGGTGGTTGCAGTCACTGGCGACGGCACAAATGATGGACCTGCTCTTAAGAAAGCTGATGTTGGGTTTGCAATG GGCATTGCTGGTACAGATGTGGCCAAGGAGGCCTCTGACATCATCCTGACGGACGATAACTTCTCAAGCATAGTAAAGGCTGTGATGTGGGGACGGAATGTGTATGACAGCATCTCCAAATTCTTACAGTTTCAGCTCACAGTGAATGTGGTGGCTGTCATAGTTGCCTTCACTGGTGCCTGCATCACGCAG GACTCTCCCCTTAAGGCTGTGCAGATGCTGTGGGTCAATCTGATCATGGACACATTTGCTTCTCTGGCTCTTGCCACAGAGCCACCCACCGAATCGTTGCTCCTGAGGAAGCCCTACGGCCGAAACAACCCCCTCATATCCACAACCATGATGAAGAACATCCTCGGCCATGCAGTTTACCAgctcatcatcatcttcacccTGCTCTTTGTTG GTGAGAGGATCTTTGACATAGACAGTGGACGTAACGCTCCACTTCACTCTCCTCCCTCCGAGCATTACACCATCATCTTTAACACCTTTGTCCTCATGCAACTCTTCAATGAGATCAATGCCCGGAAGATCCACGGAGAGAGGAACGTGTTTGATGGAATCTTTTCAAACCCCATCTTCTGTTCAATTGTGCTGGGGACCTTCGCCATACAG ATTGTGATTGTGCAATTTGGTGGGAAACCTTTCAGCTGTTCCCCCTTAAATGTGGAGCAGTGGCTTTGGTGCCTGTTTGTGGGAATGGGAGAGCTGGTCTGGGGACAG GTGATCGCATCAGTGCCAACACATCAGCTGAAGTGTCTGAAAGAAGCGGGCCATGGGTCGGCTCCAGACATGATCATGGATGAGGATCTagctgaggatgaggaggagattGACCATGCCGAGCGAGAGCTGAGACGAGGACAGATCCTGTGGTTCAGAGGACTCAACCGAATTCAGACTCAG ATCCGGGTGGTGAAAGCTTTCCGTAGCTCCCTCTACGATGGCATCGAGCGGCCTGAGTCGCGGAACTCCATTCATGACTTCCAGGCGCACCCGGAGTTCATCATCACGGACTCGGTCCACAACATCCCCCTGATCGACGAGACTGATGTGGACGACGAATCGGAACGCTCCAACCATAACCACGTGCGTGTGGCGCTTCGTCACCCCGGCCCTCACTCTCAGCCCCAGAGGCCCCCGCGATCCCGTTACCCGTCTCGCCCACTGAGGCAGCAGAGTCTGCCGGTCACCCTCAACTGCAACAACAACGCCGCCGAGAACCGCGTCTACTTGGGCTCGAGTGTTCCCCCCTGCCCTGTGAGCCCTCTGCACAGCCTGGAGACGTGCCTctga
- the LOC113107144 gene encoding plasma membrane calcium-transporting ATPase 3-like isoform X2 — MGDLGNSTVDFHPKKPGMDKGGHEGDFGVTVEELCSLMELRGPEALQKIQENYTDTETLCHRLKTSPADGLSDNPADLEKRRQVFGMNFIPPKKPKTFLQLVWEALQDVTLIILEIAAIISLGLSFYQPPGGDTEACGNVSAGAEEEGEAEAGWIEGAAILLSVLCVVLVTAFNDWSKEKQFRGLQSRIEQEQRFAVVRNGTVIQIPVAEMVVGDIAQIKYGDLLPADGVLIQGNDLKIDESSLTGESDHVRKSIAKDPMLLSGTHVMEGSGKMLVTAVGVNSQTGIIFTLLGAGEVEEEKKDCKKGKQDGTLENNQNKAKKQDEAVAMEMQPLKSAEGGEVEEKEKKKSSVAKKEKSVLQGKLTKLAVQIGKAGLVMSAITVIILMLYFVIETFVIQGVVWLTECTPIYVQYFVKFFIIGVTVLVVAVPEGLPLAVTISLAYSVKKMMKDNNLVRHLDACETMGNATAICSDKTGTLTTNRMTVVQIYIGDQLFRNIPRPDQINPKTLELITSAISVNCAYTSKIIAADKEGGLPKQVGNKTECALLGLVLDLKQEYQAVREQIPEEKLYKVYTFNSVRKSMSTVIQMPDGSFRLYSKGASEILLTKCSFVLGRDGEARAFRPRDKDEMVKKVIEPMACEGLRTICIAYREFPADPMPDWDNETDIVSNLICITVVGIEDPVRAEVPEAIRKCQRAGITVRMVTGDNINTARAIAAKCGIIHPGDDFLCMDGKEFNRRIRNEKGEIEQERIDKIWPKLRVLARSSPTDKHTLVKGIIDSTIVEQRQVVAVTGDGTNDGPALKKADVGFAMGIAGTDVAKEASDIILTDDNFSSIVKAVMWGRNVYDSISKFLQFQLTVNVVAVIVAFTGACITQDSPLKAVQMLWVNLIMDTFASLALATEPPTESLLLRKPYGRNNPLISTTMMKNILGHAVYQLIIIFTLLFVGERIFDIDSGRNAPLHSPPSEHYTIIFNTFVLMQLFNEINARKIHGERNVFDGIFSNPIFCSIVLGTFAIQIVIVQFGGKPFSCSPLNVEQWLWCLFVGMGELVWGQVIASVPTHQLKCLKEAGHGSAPDMIMDEDLAEDEEEIDHAERELRRGQILWFRGLNRIQTQMEVVSTFKRSGSFQGAARRRSSVLSQLHDIRVVKAFRSSLYDGIERPESRNSIHDFQAHPEFIITDSVHNIPLIDETDVDDESERSNHNHVRVALRHPGPHSQPQRPPRSRYPSRPLRQQSLPVTLNCNNNAAENRVYLGSSVPPCPVSPLHSLETCL; from the exons ATGGGGGATCTGGGTAATAGCACAGTAGACTTCCACCCTAAGAAGCCAGGCATGGACAAAGGAGGTCATGAGGGAGATTTCGGGGTGACAGTAGAGGAGCTGTGCTCACTGATGGAGCTCAGGGGACCCGAGGCCCTGCAGAAGATCCAGGAGAACTACACAGACACAGAAACCCTCTGTCACAGACTCAAGACTTCACCTGCAGATG GATTATCGGACAATCCTGCGGACCTGGAGAAACGTCGGCAAGTGTTTGGGATGAACTTCATCCCCCCTAAGAAGCCCAAGACCTTCCTTCAGCTCGTGTGGGAGGCTCTGCAGGATGTTACCCTTATAATCCTGGAAATAGCGGCCATTATTTCCCTCGGACTGTCCTTTTACCAGCCGCCAGGGGGGGACACTGAAG CGTGTGGTAATGTGAGTGCAGGTGCGGAGGAAGAGGGAGAGGCGGAGGCGGGCTGGATCGAGGGTGCAGCTATCCTGCTCTCGGTGCTCTGCGTGGTGCTGGTGACCGCGTTTAATGACTGGAGCAAAGAAAAGCAGTTCCGTGGCCTGCAGAGCCGTATTGAACAGGAGCAGCGCTTCGCTGTGGTGCGGAACGGCACGGTCATTCAGATCCCCGTGGCTGAGATGGTGGTGGGGGATATTGCCCAGATCAAATATG GCGACCTCCTGCCTGCGGATGGTGTTCTCATCCAAGGGAACGACCTCAAGATCGATGAGAGCTCCCTCACTGGAGAGTCTGATCACGTACGCAAATCCATTGCCAAGGATCCCATGCTGCTGTCAG GCACTCATGTAATGGAGGGCTCGGGGAAAATGCTGGTGACTGCTGTTGGTGTCAACTCTCAAACGGGAATCATCTTCACCCTCCTGGGGGCCGGGGAAGTGGAGGAAGAGAAGAAAGACTGCAAGAAAG GGAAACAAGACGGGACCCTGGAGAACAAtcaaaataaag CTAAGAAACAGGATGAGGCTGTTGCCATGGAGATGCAGCCTTTGAAGAGTGCAGAAGGTGGGGAAGTggaggagaaagagaagaaaaaatccAGTGTGGCCAAGAAGGAGAAATCAGTTCTTCAGGGCAAGCTCACCAAGCTCGCAGTGCAAATCGGGAAAGCAG GTCTGGTGATGTCCGCCATCACTGTGATTATCCTGATGCTGTACTTCGTGATCGAAACGTTCGTCATTCAGGGGGTGGTCTGGCTGACAGAATGCACGCCTATTTATGTGCAGTACTTTGTCAAATTCTTCATCATCGGAGTTACAGTTCTGGTGGTGGCTGTGCCAGAGGGTTTGCCACTGGCTGTGACCATATCATTGGCCTACTCCGTAAAG AAAATGATGAAGGACAATAACCTGGTGCGTCATTTGGATGCATGTGAGACCATGGGCAATGCCACGGCAATTTGCTCAGATAAAACAGGGACCCTCACCACTAACCGGATGACAGTAGTGCAGATTTATATAGGGGACCAGCTCTTCCGCAACATCCCAAGACCTGACCAGATTAACCCAAAGACACTGGAGCTCATCACCAGTGCTATTTCCGTGAACTGCGCCTACACCTCCAAAATAATA GCTGCAGATAAGGAAGGTGGGCTGCCCAAACAAGTGGGTAATAAGACAGAATGTGCTCTGCTGGGACTCGTGCTGGACCTGAAGCAAGAATACCAAGCTGTGAGGGAGCAGATCCCGGAAGAGAAGCTCTATAAAGTCTACACCTTTAATTCTGTCAGAAAATCCATGAGCACCGTCATTCAAATGCCTGATGGAAGTTTCCGCTTATACAGCAAAGGAGCCTCTGAGATCCTGCTCACAAA GTGCTCATTCGTCTTGGGCCGTGATGGCGAGGCTCGTGCTTTTCGGCCACGGGACAAAGATGAAATGGTGAAGAAGGTGATTGAACCGATGGCATGTGAAGGCCTTCGTACGATTTGCATTGCTTACCGAGAGTTCCCAGCTGACCCCATGCCAGACTGGGACAATGAGACGGACATTGTCTCCAACCTTATCTGCATCACAGTGGTCGGCATTGAAGACCCTGTTCGAGCTGAG GTCCCAGAAGCCATCAGGAAGTGCCAGCGAGCAGGCATCACTGTGCGGATGGTGACGGGTGACAACATCAACACTGCACGTGCCATCGCTGCCAAATGTGGCATCATCCATCCTGGCGACGACTTCCTGTGTATGGACGGGAAGGAGTTCAACAGGCGAATCAGAAATGAGAAAGGAGAG ATTGAGCAAGAGCGCATTGACAAAATTTGGCCCAAGCTCAGAGTTCTTGCTCGTTCCTCCcctacagacaaacacacacttgtcAAAG GTATCATAGACAGCACCATTGTAGAACAAAGGCAGGTGGTTGCAGTCACTGGCGACGGCACAAATGATGGACCTGCTCTTAAGAAAGCTGATGTTGGGTTTGCAATG GGCATTGCTGGTACAGATGTGGCCAAGGAGGCCTCTGACATCATCCTGACGGACGATAACTTCTCAAGCATAGTAAAGGCTGTGATGTGGGGACGGAATGTGTATGACAGCATCTCCAAATTCTTACAGTTTCAGCTCACAGTGAATGTGGTGGCTGTCATAGTTGCCTTCACTGGTGCCTGCATCACGCAG GACTCTCCCCTTAAGGCTGTGCAGATGCTGTGGGTCAATCTGATCATGGACACATTTGCTTCTCTGGCTCTTGCCACAGAGCCACCCACCGAATCGTTGCTCCTGAGGAAGCCCTACGGCCGAAACAACCCCCTCATATCCACAACCATGATGAAGAACATCCTCGGCCATGCAGTTTACCAgctcatcatcatcttcacccTGCTCTTTGTTG GTGAGAGGATCTTTGACATAGACAGTGGACGTAACGCTCCACTTCACTCTCCTCCCTCCGAGCATTACACCATCATCTTTAACACCTTTGTCCTCATGCAACTCTTCAATGAGATCAATGCCCGGAAGATCCACGGAGAGAGGAACGTGTTTGATGGAATCTTTTCAAACCCCATCTTCTGTTCAATTGTGCTGGGGACCTTCGCCATACAG ATTGTGATTGTGCAATTTGGTGGGAAACCTTTCAGCTGTTCCCCCTTAAATGTGGAGCAGTGGCTTTGGTGCCTGTTTGTGGGAATGGGAGAGCTGGTCTGGGGACAG GTGATCGCATCAGTGCCAACACATCAGCTGAAGTGTCTGAAAGAAGCGGGCCATGGGTCGGCTCCAGACATGATCATGGATGAGGATCTagctgaggatgaggaggagattGACCATGCCGAGCGAGAGCTGAGACGAGGACAGATCCTGTGGTTCAGAGGACTCAACCGAATTCAGACTCAG atGGAGGTAGTGAGTACCTTCAAGAGAAGTGGTTCGTTTCAGGGTGCAGCGAGACGCCGCTCTTCAGTGCTCAGCCAGCTCCATGAC ATCCGGGTGGTGAAAGCTTTCCGTAGCTCCCTCTACGATGGCATCGAGCGGCCTGAGTCGCGGAACTCCATTCATGACTTCCAGGCGCACCCGGAGTTCATCATCACGGACTCGGTCCACAACATCCCCCTGATCGACGAGACTGATGTGGACGACGAATCGGAACGCTCCAACCATAACCACGTGCGTGTGGCGCTTCGTCACCCCGGCCCTCACTCTCAGCCCCAGAGGCCCCCGCGATCCCGTTACCCGTCTCGCCCACTGAGGCAGCAGAGTCTGCCGGTCACCCTCAACTGCAACAACAACGCCGCCGAGAACCGCGTCTACTTGGGCTCGAGTGTTCCCCCCTGCCCTGTGAGCCCTCTGCACAGCCTGGAGACGTGCCTctga